From a region of the Lactuca sativa cultivar Salinas chromosome 4, Lsat_Salinas_v11, whole genome shotgun sequence genome:
- the LOC111886240 gene encoding uncharacterized protein LOC111886240: protein MGPMVLRTPPVKCYSKNSSPVALPPGSFSSGGGGGGLDYIEHTVSKFDTLVGVAIKYGVEVVDIKRMNGLIADQQMFASKSLKIPLRGKHSPSPIMSNRSTKHVVICDSDTHSDLFDSIKSLKLSAYCQLDNSLCMNNFRIYYGSKPNDGNDISESLEMSVYRKESSYYFENEHKTSQTSNSFVGVHQKTKIVVDAVLETDDMSITSSKNDGFDKYFEKLVRRRNGKITIH, encoded by the exons ATGGGGCCGATGGTGTTACGGACACCACCTGTAAAGTGCTATTCCAAAAATTCGTCTCCGGTGGCATTGCCGCCGGGCTCCTTCTcatctggtggtggtggtggtggtttggaTTATATTGAGCATACTGTCTCCAAATTTGATACGCTTGTTGGTGTCGCAATAAAGTATGGTGTCGAG GTGGTTGATATTAAGAGGATGAATGGCTTGATAGCAGATCAACAAATGTTTGCTTCAAAGTCTCTTAAGATACCTTTACGAGGGAAACATTCACCATCCCCAATAATGTCAAACAG ATCAACCAAACATGTGGTGATATGTGACAGTGATACACATTCTGATTTGTTTGATTCAATCAAGTCGTTGAAGTTATCAGCTTATTGTCAACTTGACAACTCACTATGCATGAACAATTTCCGAATCTATTATGGAAGTAAGCCAAATGATGGGAATGACATTAGTGAAAGCTTGGAAATGTCCGTTTATCGTAAAGAAAGTAGCTACTATTTCGAAAATGAACACAAAACATCCCAAACTTCCAATTCCTTTGTGGGTGTTCATCAAAAGACTAAAATTGTAGTTGATGCGGTGTTGGAGACGGATGATATGTCGATCACAAGTTCAAAAAATGATGGTTTTGATAAATATTTTGAGAAGTTAGTAAGGAGGCGTAACGGAAAAATTACAATTCACTAA